In a single window of the Deinococcus aetherius genome:
- the aspS gene encoding aspartate--tRNA ligase produces MKRTCYVGELNEGYLGQTVTLQGWVSRRRDLGGLIFIELRDRSGTVQVEVEPDSPAFAQADTVRGEYVVEVEGLFRWRPEEQRKGALADFEVVASRLRVLNTAKTPPFELEKGEGVAEELRLKYRYLDLRRPEMQRHLMLRSDAVAAVTRFLHAEGFVQVETPMLTRSTPEGARDFLVPSRLNPGEFYALPQSPQLFKQLLMIAGFDRYYQLARCFRDEDLRADRQPDFTQLDMEMSFVTQEDVLEVQERLMSTVFRDVLGVELPLPFPRLSYFEAMDRYGSDKPDLRFGLEFVDVTDLFRGGEFRAFADAGSVKVLAAPELTRRQVDELERVAKQNGAGGLAWVRREGDALTGGISRFVGGRAGELLSRTGVAHGGTLLFAAGEWKRAVTALGAVRLGLRDLLDLTAGGPAFHVSWVLDFPQLEWDEERGAWTYMHHPFTAPHPEDIPLFGTDRQGEIRAQAYDLVLNGYEVGGGSIRIHDPEVQSKMFAAIGLSPEEAQEKFGFFLDALAYGTPPHGGIAWGFDRLVMVMAGASSIREVIAFPKNNRGADLMAHAPSRVDPRQLAEVGVEVVEDEG; encoded by the coding sequence ATGAAGCGCACCTGTTATGTCGGCGAACTGAACGAGGGTTACCTGGGGCAGACGGTCACCTTGCAGGGGTGGGTCAGCCGCCGCCGCGACCTGGGCGGATTGATCTTTATCGAGCTGCGCGACCGCTCGGGGACCGTGCAGGTGGAGGTCGAGCCCGACTCGCCCGCCTTCGCCCAGGCTGACACGGTGCGGGGTGAGTACGTGGTGGAGGTGGAGGGCCTCTTCCGCTGGCGCCCCGAGGAGCAGCGCAAGGGGGCCCTCGCGGACTTCGAGGTGGTGGCCTCCCGCCTGCGGGTGCTGAACACGGCGAAGACCCCGCCCTTCGAGCTGGAGAAGGGGGAGGGGGTCGCGGAGGAGTTGCGGCTGAAGTACCGCTACCTCGACCTGCGGCGGCCCGAGATGCAGCGCCACCTGATGCTGCGCTCGGACGCGGTGGCGGCGGTGACCCGCTTCTTGCACGCCGAGGGTTTTGTTCAGGTGGAGACGCCGATGCTGACCCGCTCGACGCCCGAGGGGGCGCGTGACTTTCTGGTGCCCTCGCGGCTGAACCCGGGCGAGTTCTACGCGCTGCCGCAGTCGCCGCAACTGTTCAAGCAACTGCTGATGATCGCGGGTTTTGACCGCTACTACCAGCTCGCCCGCTGCTTCCGCGACGAGGACCTGCGCGCCGACCGCCAGCCCGACTTCACCCAGCTCGACATGGAGATGAGCTTCGTCACCCAGGAGGACGTGCTGGAGGTGCAGGAGCGGCTGATGAGCACGGTCTTCCGCGACGTGCTGGGGGTCGAGTTGCCTCTCCCCTTTCCCCGACTGTCCTACTTTGAGGCCATGGACCGTTACGGCTCGGACAAGCCGGACCTGCGCTTCGGGCTTGAGTTCGTGGACGTGACCGACCTCTTCCGGGGCGGGGAGTTCAGGGCCTTTGCGGACGCGGGGAGCGTGAAGGTTCTTGCCGCCCCGGAACTTACCCGGCGGCAGGTCGACGAGCTGGAGCGGGTCGCCAAGCAGAACGGGGCCGGGGGGCTGGCGTGGGTCCGGCGCGAGGGAGACGCGTTGACGGGCGGGATCAGCCGCTTCGTGGGGGGGCGGGCCGGGGAGTTGCTCTCCCGCACCGGGGTGGCTCATGGCGGAACGCTCCTCTTCGCGGCGGGCGAGTGGAAGCGGGCGGTGACCGCGCTGGGGGCGGTGCGGCTGGGGCTGCGCGACCTCCTGGACCTGACGGCGGGCGGGCCCGCGTTCCACGTCTCGTGGGTGCTCGACTTCCCGCAGCTCGAATGGGACGAGGAGCGGGGGGCCTGGACGTACATGCACCACCCCTTCACGGCGCCGCACCCGGAGGACATCCCCCTCTTCGGCACCGACCGGCAGGGGGAGATCCGGGCGCAGGCGTACGACCTGGTGCTCAACGGGTACGAGGTGGGCGGCGGCTCGATCCGCATCCACGACCCGGAGGTGCAGTCGAAGATGTTCGCGGCCATCGGGCTCTCGCCGGAAGAGGCCCAGGAGAAGTTCGGGTTCTTCCTCGACGCGCTCGCGTACGGCACGCCCCCCCACGGCGGCATCGCCTGGGGCTTCGACCGCCTGGTGATGGTGATGGCGGGGGCCTCCAGCATCCGCGAGGTCATCGCCTTCCCCAAGAACAACCGGGGCGCCGACCTGATGGCGCACGCCCCCTCCCGGGTCGACCCGCGCCAGCTCGCCGAGGTGGGCGTGGAGGTCGTGGAAGACGAGGGATGA
- the hisS gene encoding histidine--tRNA ligase → MALQRPKGTQDHLPEGSPKLSLDVRASAFAQVQDTARRVLERSGAEFIATPLFEEAELVRRGVGGSTDIVRKEMFTVYYFGDHGGYVLRPEGTASIVRAYLQNGLRQLPSPLKLWTHGPMFRAENVQKGRLRQFHQVDYEVLGSTDPLVDAEAIWLMWEVVRELGLTGVRVKLGSIGDPSDREAYNAYLREVFTPHAGRLSDDSRDRLDRNPMRILDSKSAGDQALTLELGVRPMLDFLGEEARAHFGAVQGYLSDWRVPFDLDPSIVRGLDYYRRTAWELHHTQVGAKSALGGGGRYDGLSAQLGGPEVPAVGWAFGIERLLLALEAEGVALPAPEGPLLFLAAMDEERVGLAARLALGARSAARVEFAYRALKPGSAFKEADRRRARYAAVIGSEEAARGVLNVKTLATGEQRAVAAADLSTFLSEQA, encoded by the coding sequence ATGGCGCTGCAACGCCCCAAGGGCACCCAGGACCACCTCCCGGAGGGTTCTCCCAAACTCAGCCTCGACGTGCGGGCGTCGGCCTTCGCGCAGGTGCAGGACACGGCCCGGCGCGTGCTGGAACGTTCGGGCGCGGAGTTCATCGCCACGCCGCTGTTCGAGGAGGCCGAGCTGGTCAGGCGGGGGGTGGGGGGATCGACCGACATCGTCCGCAAGGAGATGTTCACGGTGTACTACTTCGGGGACCACGGCGGGTACGTCCTGCGGCCGGAAGGGACGGCGAGCATCGTGCGGGCGTACCTGCAAAACGGGCTGAGGCAGCTTCCTTCTCCCCTCAAGCTCTGGACCCACGGGCCGATGTTCCGCGCCGAGAACGTGCAGAAGGGCAGGCTCCGCCAGTTCCACCAGGTCGACTACGAGGTGCTGGGCTCGACGGACCCGCTCGTGGACGCCGAGGCGATCTGGCTGATGTGGGAGGTCGTGCGCGAACTGGGGCTGACGGGCGTGCGGGTCAAGCTCGGCTCCATCGGCGACCCCTCGGACCGGGAGGCCTACAACGCCTACCTGAGGGAGGTCTTCACCCCGCACGCGGGGCGCCTCTCCGATGACAGCCGGGACCGCCTCGACCGCAACCCGATGCGGATTCTGGATTCCAAGAGCGCGGGGGACCAGGCCCTGACCCTCGAACTCGGGGTGCGGCCCATGCTCGACTTCCTGGGGGAGGAGGCGCGGGCGCACTTCGGGGCGGTGCAGGGCTATCTCTCGGACTGGAGGGTGCCCTTCGACCTCGACCCCTCCATCGTGCGCGGGCTCGACTACTACCGCCGCACCGCCTGGGAGCTGCACCACACCCAGGTGGGGGCGAAGTCGGCGCTGGGCGGCGGGGGTCGGTACGACGGTTTGAGCGCGCAACTCGGCGGGCCGGAGGTGCCCGCTGTGGGCTGGGCCTTCGGGATCGAGCGGCTGCTCCTCGCGCTGGAGGCGGAGGGGGTGGCGCTGCCCGCCCCGGAGGGACCGCTGCTCTTCCTCGCGGCGATGGACGAGGAGCGGGTCGGGCTGGCGGCGCGGCTCGCGCTGGGGGCCCGCTCTGCCGCCCGGGTGGAGTTCGCCTACCGGGCGCTGAAGCCGGGGAGCGCCTTCAAGGAGGCCGACCGCCGCCGGGCCCGCTACGCCGCCGTGATCGGCAGCGAGGAGGCCGCGCGGGGCGTGCTGAACGTCAAGACCCTGGCGACCGGGGAGCAGCGCGCGGTGGCCGCTGCCGACCTTTCCACCTTTCTTTCGGAGCAAGCATGA
- a CDS encoding IPT/TIG domain-containing protein, which translates to MVRFFFASLLFAGALASCAPRQQATAGVTVTPVLIKVSEPAARGGTLTVQGRYLGGPATGRVRLGADASGRGGYVFPASAVRSWTDGEIVLTIPQDAPVGGSWLFVEVGGRQSTGLPYSVRQ; encoded by the coding sequence ATGGTGCGTTTCTTCTTTGCTTCTTTACTGTTCGCGGGTGCGCTGGCATCGTGCGCGCCCCGTCAGCAGGCCACGGCGGGCGTCACGGTCACGCCCGTCCTGATCAAGGTCTCCGAGCCCGCCGCGCGGGGCGGGACGCTGACCGTGCAGGGGCGCTACCTGGGCGGGCCCGCCACCGGCCGCGTCCGCCTGGGCGCCGACGCCTCGGGGCGCGGGGGGTACGTCTTCCCCGCCTCGGCGGTGCGCTCGTGGACCGACGGGGAGATCGTCCTGACCATCCCGCAGGACGCCCCGGTCGGCGGCTCGTGGCTCTTCGTGGAGGTCGGCGGGCGGCAGTCGACCGGGCTGCCGTACAGCGTGAGGCAGTAG
- a CDS encoding diacylglycerol/lipid kinase family protein produces the protein MTGQTTPPSAAPDSGPLAGLAGKQVLLVFNPRSGQGESTLPDFVTRLGQGGALVTARELTQDTPLGESLTDLENFDVLVAAGGDGTVSALAYAARYRDVPVLAYPAGTANLIAQNLDLPRDPAQLAAVVAGGNAVRVDLGEVEVQGEKSGFAMLAGAGADAAMIRDSEDLKEKYGSMAYVLSAMRQINPKKTTFHLVIDGERRDFEGIGVMVANFGMANYRLPITSDISPSDGKFTVVLLKAGNLLRLLPNLLDSVRVKLNLGDPVFSGNLETLEAGEVTVEAEDPFPLQYDGELHVETTPFTARILPGAVRFLTPARKTDLDT, from the coding sequence ATGACGGGTCAAACCACCCCCCCCAGTGCCGCACCAGACAGTGGTCCCCTCGCCGGGCTCGCGGGCAAGCAGGTCCTGCTCGTCTTCAACCCCAGAAGCGGCCAGGGCGAGAGCACCCTCCCCGACTTCGTCACCCGGCTGGGGCAGGGGGGAGCCCTGGTGACCGCCCGCGAACTGACCCAGGACACCCCGCTCGGCGAGTCCCTCACCGACCTGGAGAACTTCGACGTTCTCGTTGCGGCGGGCGGCGACGGCACCGTGAGCGCCCTGGCCTACGCCGCCCGCTACCGCGACGTGCCGGTCCTCGCGTACCCGGCGGGGACCGCGAACCTGATCGCGCAGAACCTCGACCTCCCGAGGGATCCCGCTCAACTTGCCGCCGTCGTCGCGGGCGGCAACGCGGTGCGGGTGGACCTCGGTGAGGTGGAAGTGCAGGGTGAGAAGAGCGGCTTTGCCATGCTCGCGGGGGCGGGGGCGGACGCCGCCATGATCCGCGACTCGGAAGACCTCAAGGAGAAGTACGGCTCGATGGCCTACGTCCTGAGCGCCATGCGGCAGATCAACCCCAAGAAGACCACCTTCCACCTCGTCATCGACGGCGAGCGGCGCGACTTCGAGGGCATCGGCGTGATGGTCGCCAACTTCGGCATGGCGAACTACCGCCTGCCCATCACCAGCGACATCAGCCCCTCGGACGGGAAATTCACCGTCGTCCTGCTCAAGGCCGGGAACCTCCTGCGGCTGCTGCCCAACCTGCTTGACTCGGTGCGGGTGAAGCTCAACCTCGGCGACCCCGTCTTCAGCGGCAACCTCGAAACCCTGGAGGCGGGGGAGGTCACCGTCGAGGCGGAGGACCCCTTTCCCCTCCAGTACGACGGCGAACTGCACGTCGAGACCACCCCCTTCACCGCCCGCATCCTCCCCGGCGCCGTCCGCTTCCTCACGCCCGCCCGCAAGACAGACCTCGACACCTGA
- a CDS encoding tyrosine-type recombinase/integrase, translating into MSTEIVLRSRWSVPENRRREALRAAHGQDAEVLGELLEYHLRLKSRRAGVVSASTLRTYRLAVRDFLGFVGPPEAPRHALNQLDAEVIERYLIGLRGRGLEVGSVRTYLYGVRALFRALVWAGALSQDPAREVRAPHDATPAHAKKRAVGAPQLGRLFALPGELHGDDEVGRRDGVILTLGATLGLRASEIVGLDVADVNLGLGEVHVRHGKGGKARRVPLTRSAAQVLGRWLQAREALRVRGEVQDDQPGLLVSFRPSHFGARLSTRGLREIVNGYLAAAGLPPDMFGVHTLRRTAGTRLYRATRDLHVVSDILGHASVTTSAIYAKMDQGIRREALQKVEDDEP; encoded by the coding sequence ATGAGCACCGAGATCGTCTTGCGTTCGCGCTGGAGTGTGCCCGAGAACCGTCGGCGGGAGGCCCTGCGCGCCGCCCACGGGCAGGATGCGGAGGTGCTGGGCGAGCTGCTGGAGTACCACCTGCGCCTCAAGAGCCGCCGGGCCGGGGTGGTGAGCGCGTCCACGCTCCGCACCTACCGGCTGGCCGTGCGCGACTTCCTGGGGTTCGTCGGCCCACCCGAGGCGCCGAGGCACGCGCTCAACCAGCTCGACGCCGAGGTGATCGAGCGCTACCTGATCGGGCTGCGCGGGCGCGGGCTGGAGGTGGGCAGCGTCCGCACCTACCTGTACGGGGTGCGGGCGCTGTTCCGGGCGCTGGTGTGGGCCGGGGCGTTGTCCCAGGACCCGGCCCGCGAGGTCAGGGCCCCCCACGACGCGACCCCCGCCCACGCGAAGAAGCGCGCCGTCGGGGCCCCGCAGCTCGGGCGGCTCTTCGCCCTGCCCGGCGAACTGCACGGGGACGACGAGGTCGGGCGGCGGGACGGCGTGATCCTCACCCTGGGGGCCACGCTGGGGCTGCGGGCGAGCGAGATCGTGGGGCTCGATGTCGCCGACGTGAACCTGGGGCTGGGCGAGGTCCACGTGCGGCACGGCAAGGGGGGGAAGGCCAGGCGCGTCCCGCTCACCCGTTCGGCCGCTCAGGTGCTCGGCCGGTGGTTGCAGGCGCGGGAGGCGCTGCGGGTCCGGGGGGAGGTGCAAGATGACCAGCCCGGCCTGCTCGTCTCGTTCCGGCCCTCCCACTTCGGCGCCCGCCTGAGCACCCGGGGCCTGCGGGAGATCGTGAACGGCTACCTCGCCGCCGCCGGGCTGCCGCCCGACATGTTCGGCGTCCACACGCTCCGGCGCACGGCGGGGACGCGGCTGTACCGGGCCACCCGCGACCTGCACGTCGTGTCGGACATCCTGGGCCACGCCTCGGTCACGACCAGCGCCATCTACGCCAAGATGGACCAGGGCATCCGGCGCGAGGCCCTCCAGAAGGTCGAGGACGACGAGCCGTGA